In bacterium (Candidatus Blackallbacteria) CG13_big_fil_rev_8_21_14_2_50_49_14, a genomic segment contains:
- the rimM gene encoding 16S rRNA processing protein RimM, protein MELLSKSAAKNSGFILIGKVIAAHGIRGALKVKSLSDFPERFLELEEVFLSTTEDVQNPQCMQVEDVQAQKGDQWLVWLDQIQDRNSAEALGKPFLCVPADQAFELPEDTFYVDDLIGYSAFSEEGTPLGEISQVIQGHQDLLELRTPDGKRHLVPFVKALVPEIQASERRLIIRLIEGLLDL, encoded by the coding sequence ATGGAATTGTTGTCGAAATCCGCGGCCAAGAATAGCGGATTTATCCTGATTGGCAAAGTTATTGCCGCTCATGGGATCAGGGGAGCGCTGAAAGTTAAATCTCTCAGCGACTTCCCTGAGCGTTTTTTAGAGCTGGAAGAAGTTTTTCTCAGCACCACTGAAGACGTTCAGAATCCCCAGTGCATGCAGGTTGAAGATGTTCAGGCCCAAAAAGGGGACCAATGGCTGGTCTGGCTGGATCAAATCCAGGACCGCAACAGCGCTGAAGCCCTGGGCAAACCCTTTCTCTGCGTGCCCGCTGATCAAGCCTTTGAATTGCCCGAAGATACCTTCTATGTCGATGATTTAATTGGTTATTCGGCCTTTTCTGAAGAGGGAACGCCCTTGGGCGAAATCAGCCAGGTGATTCAAGGCCATCAGGATCTGCTGGAATTGCGCACCCCCGATGGCAAACGCCATCTGGTTCCCTTCGTCAAAGCACTGGTTCCTGAAATCCAGGCCTCAGAGCGCCGTCTGATCATCCGTCTGATCGAAGGCCTTTTGGATCTGTAA
- a CDS encoding UDP-N-acetylglucosamine 2-epimerase (non-hydrolyzing), which translates to MKIFTIIGARPQFIKAAVVSSALEKAGVQEILVHTGQHFDADMSDIFFHELGLKPPAYHLGIGGLSHGAMTGRMLESIETLLINEKPTCVLVYGDTNSTLAGALAAAKLHIPIAHVEAGMRSFNRQMPEEINRVLVDHLSDYLFVTSAKPIELLAQEGITQGVHCVGDVMYDAVLTFTALAQKSQILRRLKIKAKKYGLVTLHRAENTDSPERLKLWLNQLERLAQDLELVFTVHPRTSKAIQSIHPDWHPKGILLVEPLGYLDMLALQSQASLVITDSGGLQKEALYANTPCLTLRKETEWVETLECGWNQLIGNNPEELVSKAKILMNSCAEAQAPQLYGDGTASKKIVAILTK; encoded by the coding sequence ATGAAAATATTTACGATCATCGGAGCCAGGCCCCAGTTTATCAAAGCGGCTGTAGTCTCCAGTGCGCTTGAAAAAGCTGGAGTCCAAGAAATACTGGTTCATACAGGTCAGCATTTTGATGCAGATATGTCGGATATTTTTTTTCATGAGCTGGGCTTAAAACCTCCTGCTTATCATTTGGGCATTGGGGGGTTATCTCATGGGGCCATGACAGGTCGCATGTTGGAATCCATTGAAACACTGTTAATCAATGAAAAGCCAACCTGTGTACTTGTCTATGGAGATACGAATTCAACCCTGGCAGGCGCTTTGGCTGCTGCAAAACTACATATCCCCATTGCCCATGTCGAAGCGGGAATGCGCTCTTTTAATCGCCAAATGCCCGAAGAAATTAATCGCGTACTGGTCGATCATCTTTCAGACTATTTATTTGTAACAAGCGCCAAACCCATCGAATTGCTGGCCCAAGAAGGCATCACACAAGGTGTTCATTGCGTAGGTGATGTCATGTATGACGCGGTCTTAACCTTTACTGCGCTGGCACAAAAATCTCAAATTCTCAGAAGATTAAAGATTAAAGCAAAAAAATATGGACTCGTGACATTACACCGCGCCGAAAACACAGACTCCCCAGAACGCCTCAAACTTTGGTTAAACCAGTTGGAACGGCTTGCTCAAGATTTAGAACTGGTGTTTACAGTTCATCCCCGTACTTCAAAAGCAATTCAAAGCATACACCCTGATTGGCATCCTAAGGGAATACTTTTAGTTGAACCCCTCGGCTATCTGGATATGCTAGCCCTCCAAAGTCAAGCCAGCTTGGTTATAACAGACAGTGGCGGATTACAAAAAGAAGCGCTTTATGCCAATACTCCCTGTCTGACCCTACGCAAAGAAACTGAATGGGTAGAAACCCTAGAGTGCGGATGGAATCAATTGATAGGAAATAATCCAGAAGAACTTGTTTCAAAGGCCAAAATCCTCATGAATTCCTGTGCTGAGGCACAAGCACCTCAACTCTATGGAGACGGCACAGCCTCAAAAAAAATTGTAGCAATACTCACTAAATGA
- a CDS encoding thioredoxin — MAASRAKVCQMDGDSSMSQSQNSPQWIKYSLISLALLALGVGFAMKLKQSPPASKTEAPSAPATAESIDAGSLEGKTAPEFKLKRFDGQEVNLANYRGKIVFLNFWATWCDPCKEEMPSMQRLYQKMQGKPFEILAVSLDQGGKLAVDAFMKKNKEAFTFPILNDSEQNTSKKLYHTTGVPETFIIGGDGKVVKHVIGAYEWDSPQILDYFEGLLKKLPPAGNV, encoded by the coding sequence ATGGCAGCAAGCCGCGCAAAAGTTTGTCAAATGGATGGAGACTCAAGCATGAGCCAATCTCAAAATAGCCCCCAATGGATCAAATACAGCCTGATTTCTCTGGCACTGCTGGCTTTGGGAGTGGGTTTCGCCATGAAACTAAAACAATCTCCACCAGCCAGCAAGACAGAAGCCCCCTCTGCACCCGCTACAGCAGAATCGATAGATGCTGGCAGTTTAGAGGGCAAAACAGCGCCCGAATTCAAACTGAAACGTTTTGACGGCCAAGAAGTCAATTTGGCAAACTACCGTGGAAAAATTGTCTTTCTCAATTTCTGGGCCACCTGGTGCGACCCCTGCAAAGAAGAAATGCCCTCCATGCAACGCCTCTACCAGAAAATGCAGGGCAAGCCCTTCGAAATTCTGGCCGTCAGTCTCGACCAGGGTGGAAAACTCGCAGTCGATGCGTTTATGAAAAAAAACAAAGAAGCCTTTACCTTCCCCATTCTCAACGACTCAGAACAAAACACCTCAAAAAAGCTTTACCACACCACCGGCGTGCCCGAAACCTTCATCATTGGTGGCGATGGCAAAGTGGTCAAGCATGTGATCGGAGCTTACGAATGGGACAGCCCCCAGATTCTTGACTATTTCGAAGGCCTGCTCAAAAAACTGCCTCCTGCTGGCAATGTTTAG